The Liolophura sinensis isolate JHLJ2023 chromosome 6, CUHK_Ljap_v2, whole genome shotgun sequence genomic sequence AACTAGTCAATCCGGCCTATAGCCAGAGTCGCCATTGCGCGGGAGAAAGTACCCCCACCTCGAGTAAACTACTGACGTATTACTCAAGTATTGCAAGAAAACAATAGCCAGTCCAGGTTAAACCCAGAGTCCACAATTTTCTGGAAATAGTACCCGGCTGTTAACCCACGTGATTCGGATaacaggcctcggacccccattaattttccataagcgacaatgttaacgtctagcgctgtagctcagtcccaaacattccgtggccattaagctttggtgcatacctggcccagcctgtgagaaagaagccataaaaatcttgacataggttgaccgtcaaaatctggacctttccatgccggcagctgggaggcgtgcctagcaacgccaaggggacgtcactcgcagcctcatcactacctcacaccttgtgtcctctcgcccagaatttcaaactttcatcaataaagctcatacctcctcaaagtttagacagtttccagcattttaataccaagcatgcacctgtgcaccaaaaatggacgcctgggagcaaaaaaagactttttaccttaaaattcacagaactacaatcgtccctaccgaaaaacggaagttgtaatgggggtctgtgtccaacaGCAGTCAGCTATGATTTCATATAATGTGGCCATAGTCGTATACCAGAGAAAGAAGTACCCCATACGAGCAATGAAACCAACTGTCGTTGGCGTTGTAGGTTGCAGATTATTTAGcgtttcagtcaaatgacgactgtctccttgtagcagggtCGACCACAATCCACAGTGGTGCATCGAATGTGCTTGGTACCCAGGCAAAGCCTGACCAACACAAGTCAAGCAGACAGTGTAAAGAACGGCGGTTATGAAGTCTTATGTATGGCCAGACGAGGGATTGAACCTCTGAATCGCAGAGCATTGGTTgtcatacatacgtacatactaAAACAGAGCAACAAAGTCGCAAATGtgaattattttgttgtttattatagTTTCATGGTTACTGGAtttgtatatacagtgtgttcAATTAATAACAATCTGCCTATATATACAGTTGTAAGAAAATAGTAAAGAAAACGTAGAGTTGTATCGTACCGTTTTTTCAATAAAAAGTCATGCACCCATTAATGCGTGTTGCCCTTAAAATTCAGTTACCAAATAAAAAGTTCACATAACCtctaaacaataaacaaaaggatcagcacaaataaatttatacttaaatatttcaataaataatgctCAAATACAATTCTGAGGGTAAAAGGTAAATTTGCGTCCATTGAATATAAATAAGCTAAGCGCATGTATTATGGGAAAACAAGTTAATTGAGATAAAAAGCAGATCATTAAATAGttgaacatatacatatttacagttGCTAACATTTGGAAGGTCGATCGTATATACAGCGTAAATTTATTTACACGAAAttgagaaaacaaataaataaataaacataactaTATATTTGCCATAACATGACATAAAACATTCTAAAGCACTTCATAAGATTTTCGCTCAATACGCTCAAACTTACCCCCAGTCAATACTTCCATTTAAATTAAAAGGTTAACGATTTCTTTAATGTTATAATATACCGGGGAACATTTTGCACACTCCAATACCAACAGTTTTAACCATGTCTTAAAATCTTTCAGAAACCAAGTCTTCCTCGTGCCGACCGAGATTTCTTGTCACCAGCCCAGGACTTTGATTTTATCCGAAATGTCCTCAAATCTTCTTTGTAGTCCTCGTGAAGCATGGGTAAGTAGGTCTGAGGTTCACATAATTCCTGCAATAACAAATAACAGTCATTGAAACCCGAGTTTGTTGGCTGCCCTTGCCTTATCAATAGTGTGATTCAATGATATTATACAGGGTGCCCCAGAAGTCGTGCTCCATCTTAATTTTCATatcttttctgtgtttcagatttaatactgattttaaatttgtttcttACTCTTTCAGacttaattatggctaataaactaacagtacaagaaagagttgaattggtttttatgtttggaagagatggggcaacacaccgctctgtagctcaagcattcaacctcaacctggatggtgtgcgacttctgggacaccatGTATATGTGAGAGTAATGTAATGGTGCTGCGATTGTCCGACAGGTCAATATTTCTCAGCACACACGCATGCCAACAGCTGTATTCTCATGTGCTATGTTAGCATGCAATAAATAAGCAGATTCAGTACTTTGAGAGGATGGAATAAATGAACAAGCATCCAAACCAATTTATAGCAGCTTGACGAAACGAATTATTGGGTACTAGTGTACTATTATTATCCATGGTTATCGATATTTACCTTCTGTGTTTCAAAGAAATTCTTGTAGCCCCCGTGAAGAATGTAGATTTCTGGGTAGTGGAGATGGGGGTAGTACTGTTTGTTCTCTTCACGATCCATGTTACGAAGAAATCGTGACCTGAAATCGGAATTGATAAGGATATTaggaatttaaaaaacaaatgatttgAGGACAAATACAAAAACTACCGAGCAACGTACTAAAAATTTTGGGTAACCAGACAGTCCAATTAACAGACGGGTGGAGGAACTGCTGATAACCGCTACAACAACAACCGTTGATAAATTGTTGGTCgagagataaaagaaaaaactgaTTCGTTATTTTGTCAAACCAGTTTGTCGATAGAGATTTGTCAGTTAATCCTTGTGATAAATTTGAACTTTCCTTCTTCAAAGTACGTGAACTGAACTTACATCCTTGGAGCCCTTTCTGAGGAGAACTCGCAGTGGAAGATGAGAGCAATGCGCTTCTGGGAGTCGGACAGTTGCAGAGGCTCATTCATCAGCTTCTCCATGACCGTGTCCTTGGTGTAGTAATTCAAGCCTCCCTGAAAACAAGCAGCACTATCATTAAGGCCAGTTCCGTTACCTTACATAAATCAAAAGATATCAAATTGGGGCGTTGAAGAACATCATTATGCCCATTTATTACGATCTTCTGTACCAACAATACTGTGTGGAATACTGAAATTCACAGATGCGAATTGATGCATGGTGTGCATAGATGTGGATTTTAAAACTAACGTACCTGGATATGACCGCCATCATACTCGTACGGGTAACGACAGTCGATGATCACGTACTTCTCTAGGATGTGGTCATACTCGTGATTGATCACCTTGGCCAGAGTTTCTGGTGTGATTGATTTGAGATCCTGGTGCTTTCCCGGTACCGTCGGCAAGCAGAATGAGGAGGTGCCGTCTCCGATCAGATCCGGGTCATTCTCAACTAAATATCGAAAAATAGGAAGAAGACACTATACATTTGACCCTGAACTTGCACTATACACTATTTGACCCTGAACTTACACTATACACTATTTGACCCTGAACTTGCATACTGGACATGTTTTCTGTACCataattatgtttttattatgatatgaatacatgtatgccttatGGTTATACAAACTAGTTCTATGCAATGGTTTGCAACGATGACCCTGTTTtgtgaaattaacaagaaatttatttatttgattggcgttttacgcagcactcaagaatatttcacttatgcgacagtggtgggcattatggtgggaggaaaccgggcagagccctgggcaAACCCTTAACAAGAATCCTGACGACGCATCTGTTAAAAGAAACAGGACCACTGCTGTTATTTTATGGAATCCACAAATCTAGTTTAGATCAGCCGAAAGTAAAACGTCAGTTTGTGGAATCTATCCATTTTAAAATTGGTTGATTTCAATACCTCTATCCAGGGCTTGGATGATGGCAGCTGTGTCGGAGCGGTATCTCTTCAGAGGCACGGCATTCGTCTGCTCTCTGGCCGGAAGTTCCTCGCTACACGATCTCTTGTCAAACCCCAGACCACGTCGCCTCTTCTGGAACCGGCTTTCGTCCTCGTCGTCTAGGTTCTGTCGCTTTTTCCCTCCCTTTGGTCGGATCTCCAACGAATTGAGGCGGTTAAGAACCTTCAAACAGGTCGGCTTCTTGATCTAAGAAATTGTCAACATTGTACAAACTAATTATGACAATAATATATCTGACCAATAGCAGTAACTAAATTGCAATtagtaataataacaataaatctaAAAAGAGAAGACAATGTTACCATTTGGGGATCTTCTATTCGGACAGAAGTAATGCGGATGGGATATAACACTGGACTTACCTGAAAGTCGTCGTTGGCACTTTTCTGTGTGTTAAGCACTGGGGCTTTGAAGAGTGTGGCGAACGTGCCAGGTAAATCGGTGCTGTCACTCTGCAAAATGAATTGAACCTACGAATGAGTAAACAGAAGGATATGAAGACTACGAACACGTGATTAAACATATAGTTTGTTACTGTTACCGTTGTTGTCAGTATCATTTTCATTTGCAATTTCGAGTGTCGTGCAGTAGTATAtctatgtaaatacataaaatatggcCACATTTGCTCAACACCACCTTTACACACATTTTGCTCAGCACCAGTTATACAGTGTGCCTACCTGGAGCTAAGAAGCCCCAAGTGTTCTTTGACTTACTGTTTCCACAGCTGCAAAGTCCTCAAAGAACCCATCGTCCTTGAACAGAGAGAAAAAGTATCAACAGCACACCATACGTTTTCATTTCCCTTGATTCCGGGAGATATGCACATGTGCTTACACTTTTGCACTTGCTTagaaattggtgttttactcgaAGAACATGGCGATTTTCCCCAGAAGCCAGGACCAGCGAAAGGTCGTGGGAGATTCGCGTGATGATTAAAATTAAAGCGTATTTTACATCCCAGGGTATTTCATAACTAGGGAAGGCTTCAAATATTCAATTCCATACGTATTACTTCAAGTtgaaaataaaggaaatattgaAAGTAATCCGaaggttaaagaaaaaaaagcttacCCCATTGCTCAATGAAAAGGAGATTGGTTTGGGGTTGGACTTTACGGGGGAGTAGGACAAAGGGGAGCATGCGTCCTCCTCAAACAGAGTTATCTTCCTTGATGGCAGACCAAGAGGAACTGTGAAAGAATCGCTACTCGAGTTGTCTTCGTCTAGGCGAACCCCGCTGTCTTGTGAGCCCTCGTCGTGCAACAGACTGGTGCCGAAATCGTGCTTCACCACGGTTACCGTGACGCCATCTTTACTCGGGGATTCATCCAGGTTAGGTTGAGGGTCCTTGTCCTACAAAACACAAACCGATTCTGGTTAACAAGACCATTTAATGTATAGTGTAATATTATGTTCAGGGATGACAAACTGACAGTCAGACAACTATAGAAATGATAACAACTGGCGTAACATGGAATCGAACCACTGGCTAGAAGCATAATCCAATGCGTAACCGACGACAAGACAAAATATACACCGCTATCATTAGTAGTTATGAACAAATAAGGGAAGAAGATATGAATTGCCAATTTAATCCGGAAGTATGGTTTTAGAACGTTGTCGATTATCACCTGCTATTCTACACAGGATAGTGATAAACTCATACCCTGCGCTTGTGACCTAATTGATTAAGTGATTATCTGTTCtaatatgtctgaaatatgaCAATCTGGCCGTGACGAGATCTGCATGCTTATCAGTACACATAATTCAATAACACAATTACTCACCGACAACGTTCCCACTCTCCTTATGGTACGACATCGGCGCCTGGAAAATAGCAGAAACAGAAACGTCAGCGTCACCCCAAAAGCTCAGTACTTATTACACCAGCATTTAGGAACATTGGACACGTTATGTAATGTACCATGGTGTACTGCCTATGGTTTCGTACAAGAAAAATCCATGCCCCGCCTACAGTGATTATATAATAGTTGTTTGTATAAGGGAAACCCCTTGAAGTACATGCTACACGGCTTCATAGCTGTTAGTTGAGTAAATTACTAACTAGACAGGGATTTATAGCCCGCatcatatgtatacatttttcgGTGAAATATCACCGCAAGAAATTGTTTTGTCTCACGCTTGACATACCTATACGCACACATGCATCTTCTGTACAAGTCATTGCAACTTGTAATGACAGGAATGTGTCTTTCATACCATATTCTGCATCTACATGAAGAAATGTGTTGCCACTTTTCGGGTAATTGCTGCATATGATTTATGCATgactttctcaaattttacagaGCATTTAGTGAAGACATATATAGGTCAATGGGTTACACCAGCACTGAGAGTTACCTTGGTTTGGCATCAGACGTCTCCTTCGACGTTGTACTGTTACATCCAGGCCTTGGTTTATTGAGAAAATATTCCATCATAGGAGAAATACAAACATCGGAATCGAGGAATGCAGTACATGACTTCACTGGGGTTAGTCCATCCAAGGCGTCCTCAAACAGGGTTTGGACAACAGAGTTAGCCATGGTAGATGTTATCAAGTCCAGGATGCATAAAGGTACACATAAAACTGCGCTGCATTAAGTCACCTGTGTGGTTCAATGTGGACTGTGATACACCTGGTCCAAGTCCCcaggtatatatacacttaCGTAATCCCCTCCAAAACTGTGTGAAATGTACCGTCTCGTCCAACCACTGAGCGCTTTTCTCGTTTCCCCGTGTCATTAGTTTGCTCAGGAAACACAACGAGAAGGGGAAGGTTTGGGGGAGGGTGGCTGGAGTCCAGATCTCCCGCGCTTTCCACCCTTTGCTTTGTCAAAACCAATGAAATCGCCTAAAGAATACGGT encodes the following:
- the LOC135467396 gene encoding M-phase inducer phosphatase 1-like; its protein translation is MANSVVQTLFEDALDGLTPVKSCTAFLDSDVCISPMMEYFLNKPRPGCNSTTSKETSDAKPRRRCRTIRRVGTLSDKDPQPNLDESPSKDGVTVTVVKHDFGTSLLHDEGSQDSGVRLDEDNSSSDSFTVPLGLPSRKITLFEEDACSPLSYSPVKSNPKPISFSLSNGDDGFFEDFAAVETSDSTDLPGTFATLFKAPVLNTQKSANDDFQIKKPTCLKVLNRLNSLEIRPKGGKKRQNLDDEDESRFQKRRRGLGFDKRSCSEELPAREQTNAVPLKRYRSDTAAIIQALDRVENDPDLIGDGTSSFCLPTVPGKHQDLKSITPETLAKVINHEYDHILEKYVIIDCRYPYEYDGGHIQGGLNYYTKDTVMEKLMNEPLQLSDSQKRIALIFHCEFSSERAPRMSRFLRNMDREENKQYYPHLHYPEIYILHGGYKNFFETQKELCEPQTYLPMLHEDYKEDLRTFRIKSKSWAGDKKSRSARGRLGF